The region ATTTAATGATTTAAGTGCGTGAGATCTTGGTGAGGTATGTCATTGCATATACTGAGGTGCACCGGATAACCCCGAAATTCATTCAGGATTACCCGGAGTTTTTTAAAATCGGGCAAAATAAAGCTCGATTTCATATGTGTTTTATTTCTTCGTCTTTGATTGTTTTTACATCATCAAAACCAAGCGCAAATGGTTTTCCGGGGATAAACTTTCCATCACCCTTCTTACCGGTGTATTCGCCTTCATCAACCACCAGTTTTCCGCGAAGGAACACTTTATCGACTTTTCCTTCCTGTTTGTATCCCTCAAATGTGCTATAGTCCACACCATGTAAACTAGTTTCATTTGAAATAACAGACGAGCCATTAGGATCGTATAAGACAATATCCGCATCCATACCGACCCCAATATGACCCTTTTGATGGTGCAGCCCCATATTTTTAGCCGGTGTTGTTGCAAATAAGTCAACAAATCGTTGTCTGGATATCTTTCCAGTGTTCACACCATAGGTCCAGAGCACACCTAAACGATTTTCTACACCTGGTGCGCCATTAGGAATATCGGTAAAATCCTCAATTCCCATATGTTTTTGTGATTCCCAGTCAAATCCGCAATGGTCAGTACTGACAGCATTTAACCAGCCATTATTAACGGCTTCCCATAAAGCCTCCTGATCCGCATTGGTCCGTAATGCCGGTGACATTACATATTTAGCTCCTTCGAAATTTGGTTTAGCCAAATCATCTTTATCAAGCATCAAATACTGGACACACGTTTCACCATAAACCGGCAGTCCTTCATTTTTAGCAGATCGTATGGCTTCCATAACACTTTTAGCGGTGACATGAACAATATAGACAGGGGCTCCCACCATAGCAGCCAGATTGATCACACGTTGAGTCGCTTCCAGTTCCACCCTGGCAGGTCTTGATACGGCATGATAATATGGATCCGTCTTACCTTCAGAAACCAGTTTCTTTTGGAGATAATCAATCACATCCGCATTTTCACAATGAACCATAACTGTAACTCCGGCTTCTTTCGCCGCTATTAACGCTTTATACAGAGCCTCATCATCACTGTGAAATGGCATCCCTTTATATGCCATAAACAATTTAACGGTGGAAATACCCCTGTTTGGCAAATCAGCGATCTCTTCAAATGTCGAATCCACCGGGTCACATACGACCGCATGGTATGAATAATCCGCCATGGCTTGATGGGCAACTTCCTTTTTATCCACATCAAAAACGGTGTCGGCCATACCCTTTCCCTGTTCCTGATTAACAAATTCGACAACCGTAGTCGTTCCGCCGGCAACAGCAGCATTTGAAGTTTCAAACCCCCGTACCCGCTCCCCCTTAAACTCGAACGAGTAATGTACGTGTTGATCCACTCCACCCGGGAGGACATATTTCCCTTTGGCATCAACTTCCTTATCAGCCGATTCATTTAATTGTTCTCCAACCGCAACGATTTTTTCACCCTCAACCAATACATCTCCAATAAATTCATCGATAGCGGTTACAATTGTTCCGTTTTTAATTAATGTACGCATGTATATCCTCCTTCGAAAATTTGTAAGCATTTAACGTGGTGTCTGGTTTATTTTTTTTGATTTTGAAGTTAACTGTGTGACCACTTGAAGCAGTAAATCACCTCCCGTTTTGATATCTTCCTCCCTTGTATATTCTTCAGGGCAATGACTTTTCCCTCCTACACTTGGAATAAAAATCATCCCCACATCAGTTACATCTGTCATCATCGCAGCATCATGGACGGCACCACTATTCATTTTCATATAGTTATAAGCCTGTTTAACTGCTGCTTCTTCAATCGTATCAACAATTTCGGATGACATTTTCACAGGATCAGACGCCCCGACCAATTCAACCTTGCTTTGAAGATTATTCTCAGATGCTATAGCATTCACTTCATCGGTCAATGCATTAACAATGAAGTCAATTCCCTTTTTCTCAACATCCCTTACATCCACAAAGAATTCGACGCGCTGCGGAATAACGTTCGGCATATTAGGCTGACAGGAAATTTTACCAACAGTGGCAACTGTTGTTTGCGGGGCTTCATTTTTCGCGGTTTGCTGTATATGTGAAATGATGTGTGCAGCTCCAGCCAACGGATCTTGTCTTAGATTCATCGGTGTTGTTCCAGCGTGATTGGAATCTCCCTCTAACGTTACTTTAAGCGTTTTCATTCCTGCAATAGCCTGAACGATGCCAACAGATTTTTGCTGCATCTCCAGTACTGCTCCCTGTTCAATATGTAGTTCAATCATCGCATGAACTTCTTCTTTTCTGAGAACGTCTTTTTCAATTCGGTCTGGATTAAGGCCGAATTTCTTTGCAACATCATAAACAGAATCACCTTCTCCATTTTTAATTGTTTGGAGCTCCTTGATTCCATACTTCCCTGTCAATACCTTGCTCCCCAGCATGGTACTGCCGAAATTAGACCCTTCCTCCTCAGCAAAAATCACCAGTTCAACCGGATGAAGCAAACTTACTTGCTCCTCTTTTAAGACTCTAATAATCTCTAAAGCTGTCAGAACACCTGTCAAACCATCGAACTTGCCCCCATTTTCCACGGTATCGATATGAGAGCCAATCATGATGGGGGGCCTGTCAATTTCTTTTCCGTACGTCGCCCTAATATTTCCAACGCCATCCACTTTTACCGAAAGACCGAGCACCTTCATTTGCGAAAAAAGATATTCTCTTGTCTTTTTGTCCTCTTCACTATATGAAAATCGGGTACAGCCATTACCTGGTGTTTTCGTATAGCCTATAATTGCTTCAAAATCTTTTAACATTCGCTCGAGATTAATCCCCATTTTCGGATCCCCCATTATAATGAAAACGCATATTTCTAATACCATTATTTATTATCGGTTTTATATTTAATAAGGTAGGGTTGATGTTTTGCTGGTGCGGTCGATGTTCCGATCGTACGGTTGATGTTCTGCTCGTGCGGTTGATGTTTTGATCTTACGGTCGATGTTTCGATCGTACGGTTGATGTTTTGCTGGTGCGGTCGATGTTTTACTTGTACGGTCGATGTTCCGATCGTACGGTTGATGTTTTGCTGGTGCGGTTGATGTTTCCCTCGTGCGGTTGATGTTTTATCCAGGAATTCGGCAATCTAAAATGAAATCGCATTCAAAATAAGTTACATCAGACTATTGCCAATTAACTAATTACTCCCATTGATAAATTAACTATATATAAACCGGGAACCAATTTCACTTTGCACACTGTAAAAAAATAGTTTTTCTGCTTTTACACATTGTTAAATCAGCCATAGGTATAACCAACCAACATTTGCTTATACCATAAAGTAATAGTATAATTTTCAACTGTTGTATTTTAAAATTCAGGAAACAAGGAGGAATGGTTGTGAAAGAAGTACAACGCCGGACATTTTTTGTATTAATTATTACACTGTTACTTTTGATTTCAGCAGGTTGCAGCAGTGGTGAATCAAAAAAGAATAGTACCGAAAGTAATCAGGAAGAGAAAGATAAGGGAACCATACATATTGGCCTGCAAAATTGGGCCGAAACAATTGCCATTGCTAATATGTGGAAAATAGTCCTTGAAGACAAAGGGTACGATGTGAAGCTGACTTCTGTAACGAAAGGCGCCTTGTATTCCGGCCTGGCAGACGGAAGCATTGATGTCAATCTGGAAGTTTGGCTGCCGCACACAGATAAACCATATGTAGACAGGTATAAAGATGAGATCGTCAAGCATGATCGGTGGTACAAGAACACCAGACTGGGATTGGCTGTCCCAGAATATGTGGAAATTGATAGTATAGCCGAATTAAACGCAAATAAAGAAATGTTCAACGGTAAAATTATCGGAATTGAACCAGGTGCAAGTCTCATGAAACTAAGTGAAAATGTTGTGAACGAATACAATCTGGATTACGATCTGATTGAAAGTTCAGGACCATCCATGACAGCACAATTAAAAAAGAAATATGACGAAAAAGAACCGATTGTTGTTACACTTTGGAACCCGCATTGGGCATTTGCGGTATGGGACCTGAAATACCTGGATGACCCTAAAAACGTATATGGGGAAGCGGATAATGTCTACTGGTTCTCCCGAAAAGGATTTGAAGGGGAGTTTCCTGAGGTAACGAAATACTTGAACCAATGGGACATGTCTCATGAGCAACTTTCCTCGCTCATGAATGTTATACGACAAACGGACAATCAACCGAAAAAAGGCGCTGCCAAATGGATTGAAAATCACCAAAAATTGGTGAAAAAATGGGTTACGGTTGAAGAGTAGATCCATGTACGGTAAAGCAGCCAAAACTAAACCCCCCGTCTGTATCAGATAGGGGGGTAGTTTACACTTACTTCTGCTGTAACAATTTAAGCAAATCCAGGAAATGATCATCCCGTGTATGGATTGCTTTTTCACCGTTATCGTCATATTCATAAAAACCTTTATTGGTTCGAATACCATGCTGATCGTTTTCCACCATTTCCTTCAAAAAGGAAGGCACTTCTCTTGTATTGGATAACTCTTGCATAATGTTTCCAACCATCGCTTTTGTTGTTTGCAGGCCAGCCAGATCCTGACTTTCCATTGGTCCGCAAAAACCCCATTTAAAGCCCAGGCTTCCTTTCATAGCGATATCAATGTCTTCTGCAGTTGCAACTCCCTCTTCCATCAGGTGAAATGCTTCACGAAGCATTGCCACCTGAACACGGTTGACGATAAAACCTGTAATCTCTTTTTTTAAAACGACCGGAGATTTCCCGATTTCCTTCATTAAGTCATATGTTGTATTTACGACGTTTTCATTTGTGCCCCCAACTTTAACAATTTCCACGATTGGTACAAGTTGCGGCGGATTAAAAAAGTGCGTAATAATAAATCGTTCAGGATGCTTCGCTTGTTGCGTTAATTCGTTTAGTGGGAACGTCGAAGTATTGGACGAAATAACCGTTTTGTCGGAAACATTACTTTCGATAATTTCATACGTTTCCAGTTTTTTATCAAGATCTTCCGGGATTGATTCAAAAACAAAATCAGCATCCTGTATCGCTTCATGCAAATCGGTTGTGTATGTGATGCGACTTAACGCCTGCTTCATGTCCTCTTCCGTCAGTATTTCCTTCTCAACCATAATTTTTAAGCTGTTCGTCATCAGCTCTCTTGCTTTTTCCAATGATGATTCGCGTCTTGCCCGCATACGTACATTTTTTCCGGCTTGAGCAAATAATTGAGCGGCACCATGCCCCATCACACCTGCTCCAAGTACTGTTATATTTTTCATTTTAATTCCCCTCTCACACATTAATAATCTGGCTCAGCGAAGTTCTATCCATTTCATATCAAAAAATGAAAGCGTTTAATTTAAAACCCAATAGAAATTAAAATATTCTATCTACTAATTATAATTGTCGAATGTCCTCGGTTCTAATTGAAAATATTTTGGTAGTAATATGAAATCCAAGAAAATTTTTATCACAAAATGTAAATAATGTATTAATTAAATTTTTCGTAAAAGGCATGTAAAAAAATGAGGGAACAAATGAGCAGGATTAAAGGATGAATTTCCGGACTTTTTCCGCCTTAAAATGACAAATTTTGCTTAACCTGTACTATTCTCCTGCTAAATATTACCCCCAATTCCACCAACCCATATTCTCCCGCTTTACATTTTTTAACAATGAATTAATAATCACCTTTTATACTGGAATTTGAATACGATACACAAAGAAAGGGGTAAGGTAATATGTCTGATGAAAGATCGCTGGATGAAATGATTCAAAAATTGAATGAGGAAACAATGCAAAAAAATGTCGACCGGCGCGGTTTTATTGAAGGTGCCGGAAAAATT is a window of Virgibacillus ihumii DNA encoding:
- a CDS encoding Zn-dependent hydrolase; the encoded protein is MGINLERMLKDFEAIIGYTKTPGNGCTRFSYSEEDKKTREYLFSQMKVLGLSVKVDGVGNIRATYGKEIDRPPIMIGSHIDTVENGGKFDGLTGVLTALEIIRVLKEEQVSLLHPVELVIFAEEEGSNFGSTMLGSKVLTGKYGIKELQTIKNGEGDSVYDVAKKFGLNPDRIEKDVLRKEEVHAMIELHIEQGAVLEMQQKSVGIVQAIAGMKTLKVTLEGDSNHAGTTPMNLRQDPLAGAAHIISHIQQTAKNEAPQTTVATVGKISCQPNMPNVIPQRVEFFVDVRDVEKKGIDFIVNALTDEVNAIASENNLQSKVELVGASDPVKMSSEIVDTIEEAAVKQAYNYMKMNSGAVHDAAMMTDVTDVGMIFIPSVGGKSHCPEEYTREEDIKTGGDLLLQVVTQLTSKSKKINQTPR
- a CDS encoding 3-hydroxyacyl-CoA dehydrogenase family protein, whose amino-acid sequence is MKNITVLGAGVMGHGAAQLFAQAGKNVRMRARRESSLEKARELMTNSLKIMVEKEILTEEDMKQALSRITYTTDLHEAIQDADFVFESIPEDLDKKLETYEIIESNVSDKTVISSNTSTFPLNELTQQAKHPERFIITHFFNPPQLVPIVEIVKVGGTNENVVNTTYDLMKEIGKSPVVLKKEITGFIVNRVQVAMLREAFHLMEEGVATAEDIDIAMKGSLGFKWGFCGPMESQDLAGLQTTKAMVGNIMQELSNTREVPSFLKEMVENDQHGIRTNKGFYEYDDNGEKAIHTRDDHFLDLLKLLQQK
- a CDS encoding glycine betaine ABC transporter substrate-binding protein; this translates as MKEVQRRTFFVLIITLLLLISAGCSSGESKKNSTESNQEEKDKGTIHIGLQNWAETIAIANMWKIVLEDKGYDVKLTSVTKGALYSGLADGSIDVNLEVWLPHTDKPYVDRYKDEIVKHDRWYKNTRLGLAVPEYVEIDSIAELNANKEMFNGKIIGIEPGASLMKLSENVVNEYNLDYDLIESSGPSMTAQLKKKYDEKEPIVVTLWNPHWAFAVWDLKYLDDPKNVYGEADNVYWFSRKGFEGEFPEVTKYLNQWDMSHEQLSSLMNVIRQTDNQPKKGAAKWIENHQKLVKKWVTVEE
- the hydA gene encoding dihydropyrimidinase — encoded protein: MRTLIKNGTIVTAIDEFIGDVLVEGEKIVAVGEQLNESADKEVDAKGKYVLPGGVDQHVHYSFEFKGERVRGFETSNAAVAGGTTTVVEFVNQEQGKGMADTVFDVDKKEVAHQAMADYSYHAVVCDPVDSTFEEIADLPNRGISTVKLFMAYKGMPFHSDDEALYKALIAAKEAGVTVMVHCENADVIDYLQKKLVSEGKTDPYYHAVSRPARVELEATQRVINLAAMVGAPVYIVHVTAKSVMEAIRSAKNEGLPVYGETCVQYLMLDKDDLAKPNFEGAKYVMSPALRTNADQEALWEAVNNGWLNAVSTDHCGFDWESQKHMGIEDFTDIPNGAPGVENRLGVLWTYGVNTGKISRQRFVDLFATTPAKNMGLHHQKGHIGVGMDADIVLYDPNGSSVISNETSLHGVDYSTFEGYKQEGKVDKVFLRGKLVVDEGEYTGKKGDGKFIPGKPFALGFDDVKTIKDEEIKHI